From a region of the Trichoderma atroviride chromosome 6, complete sequence genome:
- a CDS encoding uncharacterized protein (EggNog:ENOG41) yields MPESSIQNMWEEARGRFLARTQNSLDFKPPKTIDDVREMVEHRYDPTSPADSDENHKRAKEIGLTILSCLKLLGGVAAQGAEMVFQPASICFNAVSLLLDVPKSVNEFHGTIDAVFSIVGPTLSQFKIYERIELFSSIDPELNTAIHKVMISFVDICALSIVLRKGSRWSRFKAATKQALLKDDSGLKDEIEQFEKLIRGQQNVQATLTLEVALSAKADLTAILGKACETGKKIDDIAIGILDLKEVESKRSIERTRQENLAKIRSKFAIDEKTINASKYVCKKIWQQCVTGSGNWLRDLDDYKKWFDKADSEASPLLLLTGEAHSGKSSVMSIIAQELKAAHESAGQSNIRAMVAYYFFPLFSRKADEDKRPAATAIKHIAFQLAEQDSAIANTMATFCDDKHSEAYFRDTSCKDLWRELKIGAPKQGTVYFIIVDGLDGLFEGHDEAANHFLDILETLQSQASASADGVRVRVIASGRSDNFQRASLQLAPNIEIEKYNGPDITSYIHEELRKSSLLQGDEEEPKRLRTKVHDRLFTEAKGNFLKVQTALGKIKDLIMSDGSEAEMDNILNESNQDKMKISENVVSELEASLKPQSIEELNELLIWIVYGVEYFDADELEAARFLQFGTASLQKLEDKLKGKYSKLFYMHYNYFALSPTIEPLVIKDRKRPRVGEDAPKISLNITVTNADITTVQNFLWNLFQKSMVDKFEFEPISNHKSHVTREIQVNMYDAHLAIVKHALRYLTSSPDVRTRPIGDYLARRLPSHLDKLSQADGYDEILASDKKEIGDGLFSLFVSGEVIERHWESLKSIIWFGEDGKVEILRKWLQDPGAIGHLGRLDKDWLKTVKDSQRPNRELLTPLMRNIAYRWLQDRTWDTNDCFGALRRFLTLNPLEEESGKEISVSEELERAEKWCEDVLLPTSLDSLWYERMGETAKAQSEYNLAISKFTRAIELETPSLGCFKGLAESYYENDELLSACSSMEKALSLVKEAESPDNEEMTRIYLRLANWYTQLQQPEGAISHYEHALETCPDNQDALSGILTIRIDSGPEEKTHELIIAMNESNSKQPGLSRLASTLLSQEEDYSYQSPLRNLILVCSLRQDCMAVLLEAMDQAINAAREQEQEFKLQVLLLHRGVAAIHNGSQNDEALSQAISLWTDCYNITDKVYRRTYDDGVRGNSTTSFHYTIIHQLSLHYFEQSIKLQSSPETLSKLIELSQSFRFRGILGITAADTNLAMYYALRGDREAAKEQLRQYVRISVENLSDETDENDYWAAYTLSKCLLASGDDLNALTAWSLLEPIETDVVTKAFMLEGGPQQPLIDELTEFVKAKCPLGATQIERIKAVQEELEARMASSQEEDESDNSEKKEDIQKALNVLQSALTLKENSANDIAGEAPITPLDSKDIAKDFPFTCDGTCGATWGFDRALNTCKYCWDLGFCDDCLSLLKAGRLKKIVCSSDHEWLAIPKYSPRGNMAAREGTVQVRGQLVKGVRVGGELVTVKEWIGLLKEDWAL; encoded by the exons ATGCCCGAGTCAAGTATTCAAAATATGTGGGAGGAGGCCAGGGGACGATTCTTAGCTCGCACGCAAAATTCGCTCGATTTTAAGCCGCCGAAAACCATCGACGATGTTCGTGAAATGGTAGAACATCGATACGACCCTACTTCTCCAGCCGATTCAGACGAAAATCACAAACGGGCCAAGGAGATTGGCTTAACCATCTTATCATGTTTGAAGTTGCTAGGCGGAGTGGCGGCTCAAGGAGCTGAAATG GTATTTCAACCTGCTAGCATCTGCTTCAACGCCGTGTCACTTTTGCTCGACGTCCCAAAATCCGTGAATGAGTTTCATGGTACAATCGACGCCGTCTTCAGTATTGTTGGTCCCACTCTCAGTCAATTCAAGATATATGAGAGGATAGAATTGTTTAGTTCTATTGATCCGGAACTGAATACCGCAATACACAAAGTCATGATCTCTTTTGTCGATATATGTGCCTTGTCAATAGTACTTCGGAAAGGGAGCAGATGGAGTCGCTTTAAAGCAGCGACAAAACAGGCCTTGCTAAAGGATGACTCTGGTCTGAAGGATGAGATCGAACAGTTCGAGAAGCTTATTCGAGGACAGCAGAATGTTCAGGCGACCTTGACCCTGGAGGTTGCTCTAAGTGCCAAAGCTGATCTTACTGCCATCCTGGGTAAAGCCTGCGAGACGGGAAAGAAGATTGATGACATCGCCATTGGTATTTTAGACTTGAAAGAAGTAGAGTCAAAGAGAAGCATAGAGAGGACTAGGCAAGAGAATCTCGCCAAGATTCGAAGCAAGTTTGCCATCGACGAGAAGACTATCAATGCTTCCAAATATGTTTGCAAGAAGATATGGCAACAGTGCGTAACAGGAAGTGGAAACTGGCTTCGCGATTTAGATGACTACAAGAAATGGTTTGACAAGGCCGATTCTGAAGCAAGCCCCTTACTGCTACTTACTGGAGAGGCGCACTCGGGCAAATCGAGCGTGATGTCGATTATAGCccaggagctcaaggccgccCACGAATCTGCAGGCCAGTCGAATATTCGAGCCATGGTAGCttattatttctttcctcttttctctcgaaAAGCAGACGAAGACAAACggccggcagcaacagcaataaaGCACATTGCGTTTCAGCTCGCAGAGCAAGACTCGGCAATTGCAAATACCATGGCAACATTTTGCGACGATAAGCACAGCGAAGCATACTTTAGGGACACAAGCTGCAAAGACCTCTGGCGTGAACTGAAGATTGGAGCACCTAAACAGGGTACTGTTTATTTCATCATAGTCGATGGCCTAGACGGACTGTTCGAAGGCCACGATGAAGCTGCAAATCACTTTCTAGATATTTTGGAGACTCTTCAAAGCCAAGCATCAGCTAGCGCCGATGGGGTTCGAGTTAGGGTGATTGCGAGTGGAAGAAGCGACAATTTCCAGCGGGCATCGCTGCAACTGGCTCCAAATATTGAGATTGAGAAATACAATGGCCCAGATATCACATCATATATCCACGAAGAGCTAAGAAAGTCAAGCCTTCTACAaggggatgaagaggaaccCAAGAGACTGCGAACGAAAGTCCACGATAGGCTATTTACTGAGGCCAAAGGAAATTTCCTTAAGGTGCAAACTGCTCTAGGCAAGATCAAAGATTTGATCATGTCGGATGGATCAGAAGCCGAAATGGATAATATTCTGAATGAGAGTAACCAAGACAAAATGAAAATCTCAGAAAATGTGGTCAGCGAGCTGGAAGCTTCCCTCAAACCGCAGTCTATTGAAGAGCTTAATGAGCTCCTTATATGGATTGTATACGGCGTTGAATATTTTGACGCTGATGAACTAGAAGCTGCACGG TTTCTCCAGTTTGGAACAGCATCTCTACAGAAGCTAGAAGACAAGCTGAAAGGGAAATATTCTAAACTGTTTTATATGCACTATAATTACTTTGCTTTATCCCCGACCATTGAACCACTTGTCATCAAAGACAGAAAGCGACCGAGAGTCGGCGAAGATGCACCCAAGATTTCACTCAACATTACTGTAACTAATGCGGACATCACAACAGTACAAAACTTCCTCTGGAATCTCTTTCAAAAGTCTATGGTGGACAAGTTCGAATTTGAACCCATATCTAACCACAAAAGCCATGTCACAAGGGAAATTCAGGTCAACATGTATGATGCTCACCTTGCTATAGTAAAACATGCCCTACGTTATCTTACATCCTCGCCAGATGTCAGGACAAGGCCTATAGGAGATTACCTGGCAAGAAGACTCCCATCTCACTTGGATAAACTAAGCCAAGCAGACGGCTACGATGAAATTCTTGCATCTgacaaaaaagaaattggCGATGggctcttttctcttttcgtctCTGGAGAGGTCATAGAAAGGCACTGGGAGTCACTCAAGTCTATTATTTGGTTTGGCGAAGATGGTAAAGTTGAGATTTTACGAAAATGGCTACAGGATCCAGGCGCAATTGGCCATCTTGGGAGACTTGACAAAGATTGGCTCAAAACTGTCAAGGACAGCCAGCGGCCCAATCGAGAACTTCTCACTCCGTTGATGAGAAACATTGCATACCGTTGGCTACAAGACCGTACATGGGATACTAATGATTGCTTTGGCGCTTTGCGCCGCTTTTTGACGCTG AATCCGCTAGAGGAAGAATcaggaaaagaaattagCGTCTCGGAAGAGTTAGAGAGAGCCGAGAAATGGTGCGAAGATGTTTTATTGCCAACAAGCCTCGATTCTCTTTGGTATGAGAGAATGGGAGAGACTGCCAAAGCGCAATCTGAATACAACTTGGCGATCTCGAAATTTACACGCGCTATCGAGTTAGAAACCCCAAGCCTTGGCTGTTTTAAAGGTCTGGCTGAGTCATACTACGAAAACGATGAGCTTCTCTCCGCGTGCTCCTCCATGGAAAAGGCGCTTAGTTTGGTCAAAGAAGCCGAGTCGCCGGATAATGAAGAAATGACACGCATTTATCTGCGCCTTGCGAATTGGTATACTCAACTACAACAACCCGAGGGAGCTATATCACATTATGAGCATGCTTTGGAAACCTGCCCAGATAACCAAGATGCTCTCAGTGGGATATTGACCATTCGAATTGACTCTGGTCCTGAGGAAAAGACCCACGAGCTTATAATTGCTATGAACGAGTCTAACTCTAAACAACCAGGCCTCTCTCGGCTCGCTTCAACGCTActcagccaagaagaggatTACAGCTACCAAAGTCCACTGCGCAATCTGATTCTCGTATGCAGCTTAAGACAGGATTGCATGGCGGTCTTGCTAGAAGCCATGGATCAAGCCATCAACGCAGCCcgagagcaagagcaagaattCAAACTCCAGGTACTTCTGCTACACCGCGGCGTGGCCGCTATCCATAACGGTAGCCAGAATGACGAGGCTTTATCGCAAGCTATATCTCTCTGGACCGATTGTTACAACATCACGGATAAAGTTTACAGAAGGACTTACGACGACGGCGTGCGAGGGAACTCAACCACCTCCTTCCACTACACTATTATCCATCAACTAAGCCTTCACTATTTTGAGCAGTCTATAAAGCTACAGAGCTCTCCAGAGACTCTTTCTAAGTTGATTGAACTAAGCCAGAGTTTCCGCTTTCGCGGAATACTTGGGATAACTGCAGCCGACACGAACCTTGCCATGTACTATGCTCTTCGTGGCGATCGAGAGGCGGCCAAAGAGCAACTGAGGCAGTACGTGCGGATCTCAGTCGAAAACTTGTCTGACGAAACTGACGAAAACGACTATTGGGCCGCTTATACTTTATCCAAATGCTTGCTGGCCAGCGGAGACGATCTAAACGCATTAACAGCTTGGTCTCTACTTGAGCCTATTGAAACAGACGTTGTAACTAAAGCATTCATGCTCGAAGGAGGGCCTCAGCAACCGCTAATTGATGAGCTCACTGAGTTTGTAAAAGCTAAATGCCCACTTGGAGCCACGCAGATTGAGAGAATCAAGGCTGTTCAAGAAGAATTGGAAGCACGGATGGCATCTAGtcaagaggaggatgaatcAGATAAttcagagaagaaggaagataTTCAAAAGGCACTAAATGTTCTGCAATCAGCTCTCACATTGAAGGAAAACTCAGCTAATGATATTGCTGGAGAGGCTCCCATCACACCCTTGGACAGTAAGGATATCGCAAAGGATTTTCCGTTCACCTGCGACGGCACATGTGGCGCAACGTGGGGATTCGATCGCGCATTAAATACGTGCAAATATTGCTGGGATCTGGGATTCTGCGACGATTGTCTGTCGTTATTGAAGGCTGGTAGACTAAAGAAGATTGTATGCAGTTCCGACCATGAATGGTTGGCGATCCCAAAGTACAGTCCGAGAGGAAACATGGCAGCACGAGAGGGCACGGTCCAAGTACGCGGACAGTTGGTCAAGGGTGTTCGTGTGGGAGGTGAGCTTGTAACAGTGAAAGAATGGATAGGCTTGTTGAAGGAAGACTGGGCATTATGA
- a CDS encoding uncharacterized protein (EggNog:ENOG41) encodes MDVRTEKPGKHNDPGMAQSMSAETLVEDDNKVTDTEYMTKYGMTFWEHQGYIQEVAGHLFEAVRTSWWCADQETRARVTEILPRLLKGFASRLRYDTDYLIHQDIITFIDEHSGDIATEFLNIGSMQGKGDVDKPWRFVFNTRASGWLRTQLRREFCLASTGPNIIQEIQDTIMSAFPPAPEYSEDSSRQYYAVTFELECDLLFFFETQSPEQPGEGIGTAFTLTGSELDVQGATCSNYMRQTWPMTGDTIIELVTGALRVQQGCAFMSMF; translated from the exons ATGGACGTCCGGACCGAAAAGCCAGGGAAGCACAACGATCCAGGCATGGCGCAATCAATGTCAGCAGAGACACTAGTCGAGGATGACAACAAGGTCACAGACACTGAATATATGACCAAATATGGCATGACTTTTTGGGAACATCAGGGCTACATACAAGAGGTAGCAGGGCATTTGTTCGAAGCAGTCCGTACAAGCTGGTGGTGTGCGGACCAGGAGACGCGAGCAAGGGTTACAGAAATTTTGCCTCGTTTGCTCAAGGGATTTGCTTCCAGGCTTCGTTATGATACGGATTACCTCATTCACCAAGATATTATAACCTTTATTGATGAGCATAGTGG TGATATTGCGACGGAATTTTTAAATATCGGATCAATGCAAGGCAAAGGCGATGTGGATAAGCCTTGGCGATTCGTCTTTAACACCCGTGCCTCTGGATGGCTTCGCACCCAACTTCGGAGGGAGTTTTGTCTTGCCTCAACAGGACCAAACATTATTCAAGAAATCCAAGACACTATTATGTCTGCGTTCCCGCCCGCTCCTGAATACAGCGAAGATTCATCCCGTCAATATTATGCTGTTACCTTTGAGCTTGAATGCgaccttcttttctttttcgaaaCACAAAGTCCCGAACAGCCAGGCGAAGGAATTGGGACGGCTTTCACCCTGACTGGTTCCGAATTAGATGTTCAGGGAGCAACTTGCAGTAATTACATGCGGCAGACTTGGCCTATGACAGGAGATACAATCATCGAGCTGGTTACAGGTGCTCTTCGCGTTCAGCAAGGGTGTGCCTTTATGAGTATGTTCTAG
- a CDS encoding uncharacterized protein (EggNog:ENOG41~TransMembrane:6 (o26-46i58-78o258-276i288-308o370-393i405-425o)), translated as MNFTFTVPEGSMNHGNPNLLCTPAEWYDLIIFFFANYFAHAASVILEPGQGSASTGLYILLALTLPGAGVSRAIRAILRHAVTERKNPLKRAARAGALCMVLKKPEDGRYARLLRRQMQGGERPVEIEIGQTEEKTTETETETEQLATTTANQELDEVSAVANVDEERKEAQGSSKSRVFSTPSSDSPWWDPPGGYTPVPLATDIHGEHWLCDNSTYYLAMVPPIASMKLDFDAKKDGVVKQGPSNQPNAVIASSYNLPKLFIGFIQAVWAVITIYRTRGDQIQQYGYAAFGLTVAPYATMSILNTLANMLTPDYPCMFLIRTPMMNKAEEEGEGFFKGALRVKLQDANPVIVPTDDSPSPPTSYEYKPLMTVCIAFFCSLIPLGIVGGLSGFQPGNSSQMERGFTMSWLVIGILYGLVCSYDWWNGRRRNDDS; from the exons ATGAACTTCACTTTCACCGTTCCTGAGGGTTCCATGAACCATGGTAATCCAAACTTGCTGTGCACGCCCGCGGAATGGTACGACCttatcatcttctttttcgccAACTACTTCGCCCATGCCGCCTCTGTCATCCTTGAGCCGGGCCAGGGCTCTGCATCTACCGGCCTATATATCCTACTCGCCCTCACTCTTCCTGGTGCTGGGGTTTCCCGTGCAATTCGTGCAATTTTACGCCATGCTGTAACGGAAAGGAAGAATCCCTTGAAGCGTGCCGCTCGGGCCGGCGCGCTTTGCATGGTGTTGAAGAAACCAGAAGATGGGCGCTACGCGCGGTTGTTGCGTCGCCAGATGCAGGGGGGAGAGCGCCCAGTGGAGATTGAAATCGGTCAGActgaagagaagacgacTGAGACTGAGACTGAGACTGAACAGTTAGCCACAACAACTGCCAATCAGGAACTAGATGAGGTCTCTGCTGTTGCCAATGTGGACGAGGAGCGAAAGGAAGCGCAGGGCAGTTCAAAGTCTAGAGT CTTCTCTACCCCATCGTCAGACTCTCCTTGGTGGGACCCCCCAGGTGGCTACACACCAGTTCCGCTAGCTACTGATATCCACGGGGAACATTGGCTTTGCGATAACTCGACATATTATCTCGCCATGGTGCCACCTATAGCTTCTATGAAACTCGATTTCGACGCTAAAAAAGATGGCGTTGTTAAACAAGGACCAAGCAATCAACCAAATGCTGTCATTGCGTCATCCTATAATCTCCCCAAGCTGTTCATCGGTTTCATTCAAGCTGTATGGGCAGTCATCACGATCTACCGCACTAGAGGAGACCAGATCCAGCAGTATGGATACGCCGCGTTCGGGCTGACGGTTGCTCCGTATGCTACCATGTCAATCTTGAATACGTTGGCGAATATGTTAACCCCTGACTATCCATGTATGTTTCTCATCAGAACACCGATGATGAAcaaggcagaggaagaaggggagGGCTTCTTCAAAGGGGCACTTCGTGTTAAATTGCAGGACGCAAACCCAGTGATAGTTCCGACGGATGATAGCCCTTCGCCGCCAACTTCATATGAATACAAGCCGTTAATGACCGTGTGCATAGCCTTCTTTTGCAGCCTGATTCCGCTCGGAATCGTGGGAGGTCTATCTGGCTTCCAACCGGGAAATAGCTCACAGATGGAGAGGGGCTTCACCATGTCGTGGCTTGTGATAGGCATCTTGTACGGACTCGT GTGCTCCTATGATTGGTGGAATGGTCGTCGTCGGAATGATGATTCGTAA
- a CDS encoding uncharacterized protein (EggNog:ENOG41), with protein MSRTIGLIDDPFFFDLEAAINIMIGLTVKSRLAGNPRWVTLDRHPDLGESVCWCGEEEEHFFGSCSDRLDPACKARPTVSPNASLSACPHPTYQVSFDHTCFCFQINGTMKLFHERFLRPRIEAILSPKYTFSQGDPVKELNNVQIKALENIVTIYNRRVHKTLLWAFADQKYEALARFVTDMQRNDIVSEADKMPTRIPWHIERVHAILGWHRRSFDDCVAELKSAMDEASRHRISSDKSVAARIVDGEVSFDG; from the coding sequence aTGTCTCGTACGATTGGTCTAATTGACGaccctttcttcttcgacctCGAAGCggccatcaacatcatgaTTGGTCTCACCGTCAAATCTCGTCTCGCTGGTAATCCCCGATGGGTAACGCTCGATCGACACCCCGATTTGGGTGAATCTGTCTGTTGGTgcggcgaagaggaagaacaTTTCTTTGGAAGTTGTAGCGACAGGCTGGATCCGGCATGCAAAGCCCGCCCGACTGTCAGCCCCAACGCCAGCCTTTCCGCCTGCCCTCATCCAACTTACCAGGTAAGCTTTGATCACacctgcttctgctttcaAATCAACGGTACGATGAAGCTCTTCCATGAGCGCTTTCTCCGTCCTCGCATTGAGGCTATTCTCTCACCTAAGTACACATTCTCTCAAGGCGACCCAGTAAAGGAGTTGAATAACGTGCAAATCAAGGCCCTCGAGAACATTGTCACCATCTACAACAGGCGTGTCCACAAGACCCTGCTGTGGGCATTCGCAGACCAAAAATACGAAGCACTCGCCCGATTTGTGACGGATATGCAGCGGAATGACATTGTGAGTGAAGCAGATAAAATGCCTACCCGCATTCCATGGCATATCGAGCGAGTACATGCGATACTGGGGTGGCACAGAAGATCTTTTGATGACTGCGTGGCAGAGCTGAAAAGTGCAATGGATGAAGCTAGTCGCCACCGAATCAGCTCAGATAAGTCGGTAGCTGCACGTATCGTCGATGGAGAAGTATCCTTTGACGGATAA